One Prosthecobacter debontii DNA window includes the following coding sequences:
- a CDS encoding portal protein: MTGEQPELGKKLLERYEALKALRAPWETLWDEIAKYIMPRRSPGLNGNVSSPSTSSNDVLFDITAVQSNMTLANGQLAWMSPMETPWFAFEPRASDDEAKRWLAKSTSAAREELANSNFYTAVHEFYLDRGGFGTACLYVEPGKKKTLNAQVWPVGSFVLDEDDEGTVDTVMRCFKLTARQAIQKFGEDKVSKKVRELAEKGGAKAHERHEYIHAIYPRADAERDKAKIDDKNMPIASVYFEKDGYHVCKVSGYEEMPVFVSRYLEWGSATGWLYGWAPGFSALPEARQLNFLQQMMDALAEKMAFPPVLAPEELEGEIDGNAMGVTYFSKDLVSHLPKEWMTQGRYDIGLQRIQERQRAIKEAFHVDLFQMFAQLTKQMTAREVAERSQEKLIQFSPTFSRLTTELFNPLLERIFGIILRGGQLGTPPQSLLIPVNETQAFISPPKVRYSSRIALALASLPSIGYARTVERLTALVQVAPHVLDNFDLDRAERQAALADGMDADCLVPEADVKKTRQERADQAAQQQQMMQAAAAADAAAKVGKIPSDSPVGKQLEQVMTVA; encoded by the coding sequence ATGACAGGCGAACAACCAGAGCTTGGAAAGAAGCTTCTTGAGCGTTATGAGGCGCTCAAGGCTTTACGTGCCCCTTGGGAAACCCTGTGGGATGAGATCGCGAAATACATCATGCCGCGCCGCTCGCCCGGCTTGAATGGCAATGTCTCAAGCCCAAGCACTTCGAGCAATGACGTGCTCTTCGATATCACGGCGGTGCAGTCCAATATGACCTTGGCGAATGGGCAGCTTGCGTGGATGTCTCCCATGGAAACGCCATGGTTTGCCTTTGAGCCTCGCGCCTCTGATGATGAGGCCAAGCGTTGGCTTGCAAAGTCCACCTCGGCGGCCCGCGAGGAGTTAGCCAACTCCAACTTCTACACCGCTGTTCACGAGTTCTACTTAGATCGTGGCGGCTTTGGCACGGCTTGCCTGTATGTCGAGCCGGGGAAGAAGAAGACGCTGAACGCCCAAGTGTGGCCCGTGGGCTCCTTTGTCCTCGATGAAGATGACGAGGGCACTGTGGATACGGTGATGCGCTGCTTTAAGCTGACTGCACGGCAAGCCATTCAAAAGTTTGGTGAGGATAAGGTGAGCAAGAAGGTGCGAGAGCTGGCTGAAAAGGGCGGGGCAAAAGCTCACGAGCGGCATGAATACATCCATGCCATCTACCCGCGTGCAGACGCTGAGCGTGACAAGGCAAAGATCGACGATAAGAACATGCCTATCGCTTCTGTCTATTTCGAAAAAGACGGCTACCATGTGTGCAAGGTATCCGGTTATGAAGAGATGCCTGTCTTTGTGTCTCGCTATCTGGAGTGGGGCAGCGCCACGGGCTGGCTGTATGGTTGGGCTCCTGGCTTTTCAGCATTACCTGAAGCACGCCAGCTCAACTTCCTTCAGCAGATGATGGATGCCTTGGCGGAGAAGATGGCTTTCCCCCCGGTGCTGGCTCCCGAGGAGTTAGAAGGTGAGATCGACGGTAACGCCATGGGCGTGACTTACTTCTCCAAGGATTTGGTATCACATCTACCCAAGGAGTGGATGACCCAGGGGCGCTATGACATCGGCCTACAGCGCATCCAAGAGCGCCAGCGGGCCATCAAGGAGGCCTTCCATGTGGACCTCTTTCAAATGTTTGCCCAGCTCACCAAGCAGATGACGGCGCGTGAGGTGGCTGAGCGGAGTCAGGAGAAGCTGATTCAGTTCAGCCCCACCTTCAGCCGCCTAACCACCGAGCTTTTTAACCCTCTGCTTGAGCGCATCTTTGGAATCATCCTGCGGGGTGGTCAACTTGGGACGCCACCACAGTCTCTGCTGATCCCCGTCAATGAGACTCAAGCGTTCATCTCACCGCCCAAGGTGCGGTATTCCTCACGAATCGCTCTGGCTCTTGCCTCGCTCCCATCCATTGGTTATGCCCGAACAGTGGAGCGTTTGACGGCATTGGTTCAAGTGGCTCCCCATGTTCTGGATAACTTCGACCTGGACAGGGCTGAGCGCCAAGCCGCGCTCGCCGATGGCATGGATGCGGATTGCCTAGTGCCTGAAGCCGACGTGAAAAAGACACGGCAAGAACGCGCTGATCAGGCCGCGCAACAACAGCAGATGATGCAAGCTGCAGCCGCTGCCGATGCTGCCGCCAAGGTGGGGAAAATCCCCTCAGACTCTCCCGTGGGTAAGCAACTCGAACAAGTCATGACTGTCGCCTGA
- a CDS encoding Bbp19 family protein: MSDQKQDELAKCYARVFLGDEDGKRVLEDLLAKFPPDGMRFDFASPDSLKAAIKDGQRSVTTELQTAVRLGAKLAGIQYP, encoded by the coding sequence ATGAGTGATCAAAAACAAGATGAGCTGGCCAAGTGCTATGCACGTGTCTTCCTCGGCGATGAGGACGGTAAGCGCGTGCTGGAGGATCTACTCGCGAAGTTCCCACCGGATGGCATGCGCTTCGATTTCGCCAGTCCTGATTCACTCAAGGCAGCCATCAAAGACGGCCAAAGGTCAGTGACAACTGAACTCCAAACCGCCGTCCGGCTCGGCGCAAAACTCGCTGGAATCCAATATCCATGA
- a CDS encoding DUF3307 domain-containing protein translates to MIQLILHLFGDYVTQSDWMAQNKTKSTWAAFCHALVYSLPFALIASLPAWLVIFSTHLLIDRYHVARFVVYLKNIIFSPAGCLWWYSTEVRRTAMDKLHWCDCSGTGYHKDAPPWLAVWLLIAADNTLHLAINYASIRWL, encoded by the coding sequence ATGATACAGTTAATTCTTCACCTCTTTGGCGATTACGTCACTCAGTCAGACTGGATGGCGCAGAACAAAACGAAGTCCACTTGGGCTGCCTTTTGTCACGCGTTGGTCTATTCACTGCCTTTCGCCCTCATTGCTTCACTGCCTGCTTGGCTTGTGATCTTTTCAACGCATCTGCTGATAGACCGCTACCATGTGGCCCGGTTCGTGGTCTATTTGAAAAATATCATCTTCAGTCCAGCTGGCTGTCTGTGGTGGTATAGCACTGAGGTTAGGCGCACGGCCATGGATAAGCTCCATTGGTGTGATTGCTCTGGCACGGGCTACCACAAAGACGCACCTCCCTGGCTCGCAGTCTGGCTGCTTATCGCAGCAGATAATACTCTGCATTTGGCAATCAACTACGCGTCCATCCGCTGGCTATGA
- a CDS encoding fibronectin type III domain-containing protein, whose amino-acid sequence MLLSPSIPKLPISRKWAVAVAPGILTPPTVQPVIQSVTGNELSKELFVTWSASNKAGSPGFIYVIETSDDAGDTWDYFGETTGLSSEMSLGSFSDGEYLIRVVPANDAGQGPGSEPEAVTLPVPMAAPGVSIESEYLSYVALITWTSVIGATAYDIEAQSDGGGWSSLASGLTVNYYEYDAGLSGGFYEFRVRGTNGFGEGPWSDPAGVTLPGESESGEGDTYRRPDGVSRYLRPDGTSTYLRFAA is encoded by the coding sequence ATGCTCCTGTCGCCATCCATCCCTAAGCTGCCGATCTCACGCAAGTGGGCGGTGGCGGTTGCGCCTGGGATTCTTACGCCGCCGACTGTGCAGCCTGTTATCCAAAGCGTCACTGGGAATGAACTGTCCAAGGAGCTTTTTGTCACATGGTCCGCCAGCAACAAGGCTGGTAGTCCTGGCTTTATTTATGTGATTGAGACCTCTGACGACGCAGGGGATACCTGGGATTACTTCGGTGAAACAACAGGCTTGAGTAGCGAGATGTCGCTCGGCTCGTTCTCTGATGGCGAATACCTCATCCGTGTGGTGCCTGCCAATGATGCCGGACAAGGCCCTGGGTCAGAGCCTGAAGCGGTTACGCTGCCAGTGCCAATGGCGGCTCCAGGGGTCTCGATAGAATCTGAATACCTGAGCTACGTAGCCCTCATTACTTGGACATCAGTCATTGGAGCGACTGCGTATGATATCGAGGCACAGTCGGATGGAGGCGGCTGGTCAAGCTTGGCGTCTGGCCTCACAGTCAACTACTATGAATATGATGCTGGGCTAAGCGGTGGGTTCTATGAGTTCCGGGTGAGAGGAACCAACGGATTTGGGGAGGGGCCGTGGAGTGATCCTGCCGGGGTGACTTTGCCGGGGGAGTCTGAAAGCGGCGAGGGTGACACCTACCGCCGTCCTGATGGCGTCAGCCGCTATCTAAGACCTGACGGAACGAGCACCTATTTGAGATTTGCAGCCTAA
- a CDS encoding collagen-like triple helix repeat-containing protein: MSDLITSTDIDAFMASATKEEMRSAMDLGMWSTAGIPSAWTAGSYELNAVVTHAGSLWLCVSATTEEPGAGADWLQLVAKGTNGVDGIDGEPGAPGANGENGENGSPGAPGADGLNGWSPRISIASDGERRVLNLYDWVGGSGDKPATGYITSSGLSGDIADGVDIRGQAGADGGGGGGGGAWELITSQSASSVASVALDGYFNSSIYSRYRVEIEELQAASNGTQLRLIWRNAGVDVTGTAYYTGLLYSYGTTGYGAGGANSTSGSPLNVASQFANAGYALYSLDIYPHSAGQKTFKGHFSYPDSAVAQLLHGHISGSLNNTTDMSGIKFAFSTGNIANIIIRLYGLKKS, translated from the coding sequence ATGTCAGACTTAATTACATCCACCGACATTGATGCTTTCATGGCTTCCGCCACGAAAGAGGAGATGCGTAGTGCCATGGACTTGGGTATGTGGTCCACCGCGGGCATTCCTTCAGCGTGGACTGCGGGATCCTATGAACTCAATGCGGTTGTGACGCATGCAGGCTCACTGTGGCTGTGTGTGTCAGCTACCACTGAAGAGCCAGGCGCAGGTGCCGATTGGCTCCAGCTTGTCGCGAAAGGCACCAACGGCGTGGATGGTATAGATGGAGAACCTGGAGCGCCCGGAGCTAACGGAGAAAATGGTGAGAATGGATCGCCTGGAGCTCCAGGAGCCGACGGTTTAAACGGTTGGTCCCCCCGAATTTCTATCGCTAGCGATGGGGAGCGCCGAGTCTTAAATCTTTACGATTGGGTAGGTGGTAGCGGTGATAAGCCCGCGACTGGCTACATTACGTCCAGCGGACTGTCGGGTGACATCGCAGACGGCGTAGATATCCGCGGTCAAGCTGGAGCCGATGGCGGCGGTGGGGGTGGCGGCGGAGCATGGGAGCTGATCACATCTCAGAGTGCTTCCTCAGTGGCATCGGTTGCTTTGGATGGATATTTCAACAGCTCCATTTATTCGCGCTACAGAGTTGAGATTGAAGAGTTGCAAGCTGCTTCGAATGGCACCCAGCTAAGGCTGATCTGGAGAAACGCTGGAGTCGATGTCACAGGAACGGCCTACTACACGGGTCTGCTCTATTCGTATGGCACGACGGGGTATGGTGCCGGAGGCGCAAACTCCACAAGCGGCTCTCCGCTGAACGTGGCATCACAGTTCGCAAATGCTGGCTATGCTTTATACAGTCTGGACATCTACCCCCATTCAGCGGGCCAGAAGACGTTCAAAGGTCACTTCTCCTACCCTGACTCTGCGGTCGCTCAATTGTTGCACGGCCACATCAGCGGATCGCTCAATAACACCACGGACATGAGTGGTATCAAGTTTGCGTTCTCCACGGGGAACATAGCCAACATCATCATCCGTCTATACGGACTTAAAAAATCATGA